Proteins found in one Candidatus Methylomirabilota bacterium genomic segment:
- a CDS encoding PilZ domain-containing protein — protein MSSYTHVRGYPRLMVWLPVECTLLSQEARKVITGKTNSISPGGLGLLLPETVPLRTSVVVQVMEEKPLPGLVVWRDRPMSTDLITSVPHGFAFDEPVDADRILQWGFIARKRAHPRVRVQFDVEFTGAGKERHGTCLSQSRGGMFITTMDVPPTLGTVTLLSFELHETSHMLLIPAQVVWVEIGPGVITGIGVKFLALNPSEDALIGAVVDRLLGEPSPSPDSSLPPSP, from the coding sequence GTGTCTTCCTACACACATGTCCGCGGTTACCCGCGCCTCATGGTCTGGTTACCCGTAGAGTGCACTCTCCTAAGCCAGGAGGCGCGCAAGGTGATCACCGGCAAGACCAACTCCATCAGTCCCGGGGGACTGGGACTGCTGCTGCCCGAGACCGTCCCCCTTAGGACCTCGGTAGTGGTCCAGGTCATGGAGGAAAAACCGCTGCCCGGGCTTGTTGTCTGGCGTGATAGGCCCATGTCAACCGATCTGATAACGAGCGTCCCCCATGGCTTTGCTTTTGATGAGCCGGTCGACGCAGACCGGATACTCCAATGGGGGTTCATCGCAAGAAAACGAGCCCATCCCCGAGTCCGAGTCCAGTTCGATGTGGAGTTCACCGGGGCGGGAAAGGAGCGACATGGCACTTGCCTGAGTCAGAGCAGGGGCGGGATGTTTATTACCACTATGGATGTTCCGCCCACACTAGGGACTGTGACCTTGCTCTCTTTTGAGCTGCACGAGACTTCCCACATGCTGCTGATCCCTGCGCAAGTAGTCTGGGTGGAGATCGGGCCGGGTGTGATCACCGGGATAGGGGTCAAGTTCCTCGCACTCAATCCCTCAGAGGATGCCTTGATCGGCGCTGTCGTCGATCGGCTTCTCGGGGAGCCTTCC